The genome window ACTACTTCCTGACCAACAACATCTCGGGCGCTTGGATCGGGTCGTTCTTTGTCAACCAGCAGCAGTGGGCCGATCTGCCGGATCACCTCAAGCAACTGGTCATGGCGGGGATCGAAGCGGGTCACACCTACCGCAACCAGTGGTACTGGGGCGGCGAGGCACGTCTGCGGGCGCAGGGCGACAAGCTCAAGCTCAGCACTGTGCCTGCCGATGAATGGGCCGAGGTCGAAAACGCGGCCAAGGACTTCTGGACAGAGATCGCCGAAGAAGGCGAAGTGCACGCCAAGATCGTGCAGATCTTCCGCGACTATAACGAAGTCATCAACAAAGCCGGTCCACCCTACACCAACGGCTGAACCGACAACCGGGGGCGCGCTGCCAGCGCCCCCGCCTTACCCCCTGAAGTGGACAGAACATGCCCGGCACACTGACATTCGACGCGCTGAAAAAACTGGTCAAAGAGGGATCCGTCGACACGGTCCTTGCCTGCCTTGTGGATATGCAGGGCCGGTTGATGGGCAAGCGCTTCCATGCCGTGAACTTTGTTGAGACCTCTTACAAAGAGACCCATTGCTGCAACTACCTGCTGGCCACCGACCTAGAGATGAGCACGCCCGAAGGCTTTGCCTCCACCTCATGGGAGACGGGCTATGGCGACTACGTCATGCAGCCTGACCTTGATACGATCCGCCCGGTGCCGTGGCTCGAAGGGACCGTGATGGTGCTCTGCGATGTGCTGGATCACGACACGCATTCCCCGGTGCCCCATTCCCCCCGCGCCATGTTGAAAAAACAGATCACGCGGCTGAAGGAACTGGGCTTTGACGCGATGATGGCCACCGAATTGGAGTTCTTCCTCTTCGAGCAGAGCTTTGACGCGCTGCGCAAAGATGGCTACCGCAACCTCGTGCCGTTCAGCGGCTACAACGAGGATTACAACATCTTCCAGACCACCAAAGAAGAGAACGTGATGCGCCCCGTGCGCAACCATCTCTTTGCCGCCGGTCTGCCGATTGAGAATTCCAAGGGCGAGGCCGAGGCGGGGCAGGAAGAGCTTAACATCCGCTATTCTCCGGCCCTCGACTGTGCCGACTACCACACAATCGCGAAACACGCGGTCAAAGAAATCGCATGGCAGCAGGGGCAGGCGGCCAGCTTTTTGCCCAAGTGGCATAAAGACCGGGTCGGCTCCTCTAGCCATGTGCATCAGTCGCTGTGGAAAGACGGCAAGCCGATGTTTGTCGATGGCGACGACGAGTTGGGTATGTCCGACCTGATGCGTCACTACATGGCCGGTTTGATCGCATATGCGCCGGAATACACCTATTTCCTCGCGCCTTATGTGAACAGCTACAAGCGTTTCGCCAAAGGCACCTTTGCACCGACCAAAACCGTCTGGTCCGTCGACAACCGCACCGCCGGATTCCGCCTATGCGGGGCGGGGACCAAGGGCGTTCGGGTCGAATGCCGTATTGGCGGATCGGACTTGAACCCCTATCTGGCGCAGACGGTCATGCTGGCTGCCGGAATCAAAGGGATCGAAGACAAGATGGAACTGGCCCCGCCCACACGCGGCGATGCTTATGGCGAGTCCGACGCTGTCGATATCCCCCAGACCCTGCGGGCAGCAACCGAGACCCTGCGCGGCTCGACCTTCCTGCGCGAGGCCTTGGGCGATGATGTAGTGACCCATTACACCCGCGCGGCGGAATGGGAGCAGGAAGAATTTGACCGGGTGGTGACCGATTGGGAAATCGCCCGTGGCTTTGAAAGGGCCTGAGAATGACGACGGTAAAATGTATCTCTCCGATTGACGGTTCGGTCTATGCGGAACGCGAAACCCTAAGCAACGAAGCGGCGCTTGAGACTGTTGCCCGCGCCCGCCGCGCGCAAAAGGCATGGGCGGCGCGGCCCCTGCAGGAACGTGTTGATCTGGTGATGGGCGCGTTGAAAGAGATTGAGAATTCGACCGACCGCATGACCGAGGAACTGGCCCACCAAATGGGCCGTCCGGTGCGCTATGGCGGCGAATTCGGCGGTCTGCAGGAACGCACCAGCCACATGGCCAAGATCGCAGCCGATGCGCTGGCCCCTACGGTAATTGAAGACAGCGCCGCCTTTAGCCGCAAAATCATGCGTGAGCCGCATGGCGTGGTTTTCGTCGTGGCACCGTGGAATTACCCCTACATGACCGCCAACAACACCATCGCGCCCGCGCTGATCGCGGGCAATTCGGTGATTCTGAAACATGCCTCGCAGACCATTCTGGTCGGCGAACACCTCGCCGATGCCTACCGCGCCGCTGGCGTGCCTGAGGATGTATTTCAGAATGTCGTGCTGAGCCATGACACCACATCGGCGCTGATCGCGGACAATGCGTTCGATTTCGTGAACTTCACCGGCTCTGTCGGCGGCGGGCAGGCTATGGAGCGTGCGGCGGCGGGCACATTCACAGGCGTCGCGACCGAGTTGGGCGGCAAAGACCCCGCCTATGTCCGGGCCGATGCCAACCTCGATGCGGCCGTCGATGGCGTGATGGACGGCGCGATGTTCAACGCGGGCCAGTGCTGCTGCGGGATCGAGCGGATCTATGTTCATGAAAGCCTATATGACGCTTTCGTCGAAAAGGCCGTGGCATGGGTGAACAACCTCCACCTCGGCAATCCGTTGGAGGAAACCACGACGCTTGGCCCAATGGCCAATGTCCGTTTCGCCGAAGAGGTCCGCGCCCAGATTGATGAGGCCGTCGCCGCAGGTGCCAAGGCGCATATCGACAGAATGCCCGCCGATGATGGCGGCGCATACCTCACCCCGCAGGTGCTGACGGGTGTCACCCATGAGATGCGCGTCATGCGCGACGAAAGCTTTGGCCCCGTGGTCGGCATCATGCCGGTCAAGGACGACGAAGAAGCCATTGCGCTCATGAACGACAGCCAGTTCGGTCTGACCGCTGCGATCTTTACCGCTGACGCTGACGCCGCCGAGGCCATCGGCCAGCGGCTGGAAACCGGCACCGTCTTCATGAACCGCGCCGATTACCTTGACCCGGCGCTTTGCTGGACCGGCTGTAAGCAGACTGGGCGCGGCGCGGGCCTGTCTGAACTGGGCTATCACGCGCTGACACGCCCCAAATCTTACCACCTCAAGAAAGCCTGAGACATGTCCCTGACTGCCAATTGGTCT of Sulfitobacter sp. DSM 110093 contains these proteins:
- a CDS encoding glutamine synthetase family protein, giving the protein MPGTLTFDALKKLVKEGSVDTVLACLVDMQGRLMGKRFHAVNFVETSYKETHCCNYLLATDLEMSTPEGFASTSWETGYGDYVMQPDLDTIRPVPWLEGTVMVLCDVLDHDTHSPVPHSPRAMLKKQITRLKELGFDAMMATELEFFLFEQSFDALRKDGYRNLVPFSGYNEDYNIFQTTKEENVMRPVRNHLFAAGLPIENSKGEAEAGQEELNIRYSPALDCADYHTIAKHAVKEIAWQQGQAASFLPKWHKDRVGSSSHVHQSLWKDGKPMFVDGDDELGMSDLMRHYMAGLIAYAPEYTYFLAPYVNSYKRFAKGTFAPTKTVWSVDNRTAGFRLCGAGTKGVRVECRIGGSDLNPYLAQTVMLAAGIKGIEDKMELAPPTRGDAYGESDAVDIPQTLRAATETLRGSTFLREALGDDVVTHYTRAAEWEQEEFDRVVTDWEIARGFERA
- a CDS encoding aldehyde dehydrogenase family protein, giving the protein MTTVKCISPIDGSVYAERETLSNEAALETVARARRAQKAWAARPLQERVDLVMGALKEIENSTDRMTEELAHQMGRPVRYGGEFGGLQERTSHMAKIAADALAPTVIEDSAAFSRKIMREPHGVVFVVAPWNYPYMTANNTIAPALIAGNSVILKHASQTILVGEHLADAYRAAGVPEDVFQNVVLSHDTTSALIADNAFDFVNFTGSVGGGQAMERAAAGTFTGVATELGGKDPAYVRADANLDAAVDGVMDGAMFNAGQCCCGIERIYVHESLYDAFVEKAVAWVNNLHLGNPLEETTTLGPMANVRFAEEVRAQIDEAVAAGAKAHIDRMPADDGGAYLTPQVLTGVTHEMRVMRDESFGPVVGIMPVKDDEEAIALMNDSQFGLTAAIFTADADAAEAIGQRLETGTVFMNRADYLDPALCWTGCKQTGRGAGLSELGYHALTRPKSYHLKKA